The following are from one region of the Nicotiana tabacum cultivar K326 chromosome 3, ASM71507v2, whole genome shotgun sequence genome:
- the LOC107819359 gene encoding putative xyloglucan endotransglucosylase/hydrolase protein 8 produces MERNASSMADLFFTAALMAALFSSSHAELIKGAFENNFSKSCPGTHFKTSQDGQIWYLTLDQISDCGFITKQSYRFGWFSTKLKLVGGDSAGVVTAFYMCSEVEAGPLRDEIDFEFLGNRTGQPYLIQTNVYNNGSGGREMRHLLWFDPTQDFHTYSILWNSHQIVFFVDKVPIRVYKNANHTNNFFPAERPMYVFSSIWNADNWATRGGLDKINWTSAPFIASYKDFILDACQWKDPFPACVSTTTQHWWDQYNAWHLSSKQKIDYAWVQRNFVVYDYCQDSVRNRYKPQECWLSALD; encoded by the exons ATGGAGAGAAATGCTTCTTCAATGGCTGATCTTTTCTTCACTGCAGCACTAATGGCTGCACTCTTTTCATCCTCACATGCTGAACTCATCAAAGGTGCATTTGAAAACAACTTTAGTAAAAGTTGTCCTGGTACACATTTCAAGACTTCTCAAGATGGACAGATCTGGTATCTCACCTTAGACCAAATATCAG ATTGTGGGTTTATTACTAAGCAGAGTTATAGATTTGGTTGGTTTAGCACAAAGTTGAAATTAGTAGGAGGTGACTCTGCTGGTGTTGTGACAGCCTTTTAT ATGTGTTCGGAAGTGGAGGCAGGGCCATTGAGAGATGAGATAGATTTTGAGTTCTTGGGAAACAGAACAGGACAACCTTATCTTATTCAAACCAATGTGTACAATAATGGCAGTGGTGGACGTGAGATGAGGCATCTTCTTTGGTTTGATCCCACTCAAGACTTCCATACCTATTCCATTCTTTGGAACTCTCACCAAATTGT GTTTTTTGTTGATAAGGTTCCGATAAGGGTATACAAGAACGCGAATCACACGAACAATTTTTTTCCAGCTGAGAGGCCAATGTACGTGTTTTCTAGCATATGGAATGCAGATAATTGGGCTACTAGAGGAGGATTGGACAAGATAAACTGGACAAGTGCACCATTTATAGCAAGTTATAAGGATTTTATTTTAGATGCTTGTCAATGGAAAGATCCTTTCCCTGCTTGTGTTTCCACCACTACACAGCATTGGTGGGATCAATATAATGCTTGGCACCTATCAAGTAAACAGAAGATTGATTATGCTTGGGTGCAGAGAAACTTTGTAGTTTATGATTATTGCCAGGATAGTGTGAGAAACCGTTATAAGCCCCAAGAGTGTTGGTTAAGTGCATTGGACTAA